Proteins encoded by one window of Procambarus clarkii isolate CNS0578487 chromosome 92, FALCON_Pclarkii_2.0, whole genome shotgun sequence:
- the LOC138359627 gene encoding golgin subfamily A member 6-like protein 7: MWKRIEERSMRIEERSMRIEERSMRIEERSMRIEERSMRIEERSMRIEERSMRIEERSMRIEERSMRIEERSMRIEERSMRIEERSMRIEERSMRIEERSMRIEERSMRIEERSMRIEERSKRIEERSMRIEERSMRIEERSMRIEERSMRIEERSKRIEERSMRIEERSKRI; this comes from the coding sequence ATGTGGAAGAGGATAGAGGAACGTTCTATGAGGATAGAGGAACGCTCTATGAGGATAGAGGAACGCTCTATGAGGATAGAGGAACGCTCTATGAGGATAGAGGAACGCTCTATGAGGATAGAGGAACGTTCTATGAGGATAGAGGAACGCTCTATGAGGATAGAGGAACGCTCTATGAGGATAGAGGAACGCTCTATGAGGATAGAGGAACGCTCTATGAGGATAGAGGAACGCTCTATGAGGATAGAGGAACGCTCTATGAGGATAGAGGAACGCTCTATGAGGATAGAGGAACGCTCTATGAGGATAGAGGAACGCTCTATGAGGATAGAGGAACGCTCTATGAGGATAGAGGAACGCTCTAAGAGGATAGAGGAACGCTCTATGAGGATAGAGGAACGCTCTATGAGGATAGAGGAACGCTCTATGAGGATAGAGGAACGCTCTATGAGGATAGAGGAACGCTCTAAGAGGATAGAGGAACGCTCTATGAGGATAGAGGAACGCTCTAAGAGGATTTAG